From the Lampris incognitus isolate fLamInc1 chromosome 10, fLamInc1.hap2, whole genome shotgun sequence genome, one window contains:
- the nubp1 gene encoding cytosolic Fe-S cluster assembly factor nubp1, with protein MADVPDNAPEHCPGTLSEQAGKTSACQGCPNQRMCASGATKAPDPAIAEIAVKMETVKHKILVLSGKGGVGKSTFSAHLCHTLASDDTKEVALLDVDICGPSIPRIMGLEGEQVHQSGSGWSPVYVEDNLAVMSIGFLLSSPDDAVIWRGPKKNGMIKQFLRDVDWGELDYLVVDTPPGTSDEHLSIVQYLSSAKIDGAVIITTPQEVALQDVRKEIRFCQKVKLPIIGVVENMSGFVCPSCKNTSQIFPPTSGGAERMCEELNLPLLGKIPLDPRIGRSCDEGRSFLNYAPESPAAKAYYSIVQRIKDYCSNRKNEEQ; from the exons ACTGTCCCGGGACACTCAGCGAGCAGGCGGGGAAGACTTCAGCATGTCAGGGCTGTCCCAACCAGCGCATGTGTGCTTCAGGAGCTACCAAGGCCCCCGACCCTG CCATAGCCGAGATTGCAGTGAAAATGGAGACGGTCAAACACAAGATCCTGGTGCTGTCGGGGAAAGGAGGAGTGGGGAAGAGCACCTTCAGTGCCCATCTGTGCCATACCTTAGCCAGCGACGACACCAAAGAG gTGGCACTGTTGGATGTGGATATATGCGGTCCCTCCATTCCAAGGATCATGGGTTTGGAGGGAGAACAG GTCCACCAAAGTGGTTCTGGCTGGTCCCCTGTG tatgTGGAAGACAACCTCGCCGTTATGTCTATTGGCTTTCTGCTCAGCAGTCCTGATGATGCAGTCATCTGGAGGGGACCCAAGAAGAACG GTATGATCAAGCAGTTCTTGAGGGACGTTGATTGGGGGGAACTGGATTACCTCGTTGTGGACACGCCTCCCGGCACCTCTGACGAGCACCTGTCAATAGTTCAGTACCTGAGCTCTGCCAAAATTGATGGAGCTGTCATCATCACCACACCTCag GAGGTAGCTTTGCAGGACGTTCGCAAGGAAATACGGTTCTGCCAGAAGGTGAAGCTTCCAATCATCGGTGTGGTGGAGAACATGAGCGGCTTCGTCTGCCCCAGTTGCAAG AACACATCGCAGATCTTCCCTCCCACCAGTGGGGGCGCTGAGCGGATGTGTGAGGAGCTGAATCTTCCTCTGTTAGGAAAAATTCCTCTGGATCCCCGGATAGGACGCAGCTGTGATGAAGGGAGGTCTTTCCTTAACTACGCACCAGAGTCCCCTGCTGCCAAAGCCTACTACAGTATTGTCCAGC GTATCAAGGACTACTGTTCCAACCGTAAGAACGAGGAGCAATAG